In Pseudomonas sp. PDNC002, the DNA window GGGGCGGCCTGCGCCCGGACGACAAGCTCGAAGTCCTGCGCCAGTTGCACCAGGAAGGCCACCGCGTGCTGATGATGGGCGACGGTGTGAACGACGTGCCGGTGCTGGCCGCCGCCGATATCAGCGTCGCCATGGGCTCGGCCACCGACCTGGCCAAGACCAGCGCCGACGCGGTGCTGCTGTCCAACCGCCTGGACAGCGTGGTGCAGGCCTTCACCCTGGCCCGCCGGACCCGTCGGGTAATCATCGAGAACCTGGCTTGGGCGGGGCTGTACAATGGGCTGATGTTGCCCTTTGCCGCCCTCGGCTGGATCACGCCCGTGTGGGCTGCGGTGGGCATGTCGATCAGCTCGCTGACCGTGGTGCTCAATGCCCTGCGCCTGACCCGGCTGCCAAAAGGCGCCGACGCCGCCTCAGCGACAACTGCCCACTCCGCCGCCCTGCAGGCGGCCCAGGTGCTGCCACGGAGTTGAAATGCCCGCTCTCTACATAATGATTCCGGTTGCCGTGGTGATCGTCGGCATCTGCATCGCGATCTTCTTCTGGGCAGTGAACAGCGGCCAGTACGACGACATGGACGGGCCCGCCCACAGCATTCTGTTCGACGACGAAGACCCCAAGCACCAGGCCGGCATCGACGAAGCCGAGGGCCAGGAGCACAAGGACAAGCGCGATGCCTGAACTGGCGCCCCTGCTGGCGTCCGCACTGATCCTCGGGCTGTTGGGCGGGGGCCATTGCCTGGGCATGTGCGGCGGCCTGATGGGCGCGCTGACCATGGCCATTCCGCCGGAACAGCGCGGTCGCCGTCTGCGCCTGCTGCTCGCCTACAACCTTGGCCGCATCCTCAGCTATGCCTGCGCCGGGCTGCTGCTCGGCCTCGCCGGCTGGGCGGTGGCGCGCACGCCGTTTGCCTCCGCGTTACGGGTGATCGCCGGCCTGCTGCTGATCGCCATGGGCCTGTACCTGGCCGGCTGGTGGAGCGGCCTGACCCGCATCGAAGCCCTCGGCCGCGGCCTGTGGCGGCACATCCAGCCCTTCGCCAGCCGTCTGCTGCCCGTCGCCACCGTGCCGCGCGCATTGCTGCTGGGCGCGCTCTGGGGCTGGCTGCCCTGCGGCCTGGTCTACAGCACGCTGCTCTGGGCCACCAGCCAGGGCTCGGCCATCGACAGCGCCCTGCTGATGCTCGCCTTCGGCCTCGGCACCTGGCCGGTGCTGCTGGCCACCGGGCTCGCCGCCGAACGCATCACCGCCCTGCTGCGCAAGCGCAGCGTGCGGATGGCCGGCGGCATCCTGGTGATCCTCTTCGGCCTGTGGACCCTCCCCGGTCCGCACCAGGCATGGATCATGGGCCACGACATGCACGCCGACGCCACTCATCCCCACCATAAAGCCGCTTGATACAGGTCAACAGGCCTCTATCGGACTCTCCCTAGACTGCGCAGGAAAAGCTCGCCACCGGGGAACATCGGCATGCTCGACAATATCCGCTGGGACGCAGATCTGATACGCCGCTACGATCTGTCCGGCCCGCGCTACACCTCCTATCCCACGGCCGTGCAGTTCCACGATGGCGTCGGACCCTTCGACCTGCTGCATGCGCTGCGCGATAGCCAGAAGGCCCAGCGGCCGCTCTCGCTCTATGTGCACATCCCGTTCTGCGCGAACATCTGCTACTACTGCGCCTGCAACAAGGTCATCACCAAGGACCGCGGCCGCAGTGCCCCCTACCTGGCCCGATTGATCCGCGAGATCGAAATCGTCAGCCGCCACCTGGGCCACAAGCAGGCAGTCGAGCAACTGCATTTCGGCGGTGGTACCCCGACCTTCCTCAGCCCCGGCCAACTGCGCGAACTGATGGGGCAACTGCGTACCCATTTCAACCTGCTGGACGATGATTCGGGCGACTACGGCATCGAGATCGACCCGCGCGAGGCCGACTGGTCGACCATGGGCCTGCTCCGCGAACTGGGCTTCAACCGCGTGAGCCTTGGCGTCCAGGACTTCAACCTGGAAGTGCAGCAGGCGATCAACCGCCTGCAGAGCCTCGACGAAACCCGCGCCATCATCGACGCAGCGCGCACGTTGCAGTACCGCTCGATCAATATCGACCTCATCTACGGCCTGCCAAAGCAGAACCCCGACAGCTTCGCCCACACCGTGGAGCAGGTAATCGCCCTGCAACCCAATCGCCTGTCGGTATTCAACTACGCGCACCTGCCGGAACGCTTCATGCCGCAGCGGCGGATCAATGCCGACGACCTTCCCACCCCGGGGCAGAAGCTGGAGATGCTCCAGCGCACCACCGAGCAGCTCGCGGCGGCCGGCTACCGCTACATCGGCATGGACCACTTCGCCCTGCCGGACGACGAGCTGTCCATGGCCCAGGAAGACGGCACGCTGCAACGCAACTTCCAGGGCTATACCACCCACGGCCATTGCGACCTGGTGGGGCTGGGCGTCTCGGCAATCAGCCAGATCGGCGACCTCTACAGCCAGAACAGCAGCGATATCGCCGACTACCAGAGCACCCTGGATCAAGGCCAGCTCGCCACCCGGCGAGGGCTGCACTGCAACAAGGACGACATCATCCGCCGTGCGGTGATCCAGCAGCTGATCTGTCACTTCCAGCTGGATTTCGAGGAGATCGAAGACCTCTACAACATCGATTTCCGCGGTTACTTCACCGAGGTCTGGCCGGAGCTGGAACGCTTCGCCAATGACGGCTTGATCAACCTCGGTCCGCGCGGCATCGACGTCAGCGCCTCCGGCCGACTGCTCGTGCGCTCGCTGTGCATGCTGTTCGACCGCTACCTGCCGATGCAGAATCTGCAACGCTTCTCGCGGGTCATCTGACCCGCGCGCCCTGCCTGGCGACTAATGGCACGAGGCCAACTGTCGCACCCATTGCAACCGAATGTGTCTGAAGGCCGGATAAGCAGGAAGGGCCCTGAAACGGTACTTTTCGGACAAATCCGCGCCGCCCCGGATGCCCCTCCAGCGTCCGTCTGGAGGCCTGAAACCTGCGACTCAGACGGGCCGGCAACTGGCGCCCGATCCGCCGTCTGCGGTACCCTTGGTTTTTGTGTGCCATCCCACTGAAGGAACACTCATGGCCGAAACCATCAAAGTGCGCGCATTGCCTCAAGCGCACTGCAAGGATTGCAGCCTGGCTCCCCTCTGCCTGCCCCTGTCGCTGAACAGCACCGACATGGACGCCCTCGACGAGATCGTCAAACGCGGCCGCCCACTGAAGAAAGGCGAGTTCCTGTTCCGCCAGGGCGATGCCTTCGGCTCCGTCTTCGCTGTACGCTCCGGCGCGCTGAAGACCTTCAGCATCACCGACGGCGGCGAAGAGCAGATCACCGGCTTCCACCTGCCCAGCGAGCTGGTCGGCCTGTCCGGCATGGACACCGAGAGCTACCCGGTTTCGGCCCAGGCGCTGGAAACCACGTCGGTCTGCGAGATCCCCTTCGAACGCCTGGACGAGCTGTCCGAGCAACTGCCGCAACTGCGCCGCCAGTTGCTGCGCGTGATGAGTCGCGAAATCCGCGACGACCAGCAGATGATGATGCTGCTGTCCAAGAAAACCGCCGACGAGCGCATCGCCACCTTCCTGGTGAACCTCTCGGCGCGTTTCCGCGCCCGTGGCTTCTCCGCCCAGCAGTTCCGCCTGGCCATGTCGCGCAACGAGATCGGCAACTACCTGGGCCTGGCGGTGGAAACCGTCTCCCGCGTCTTCACTCGCTTCCAGCAGAACGGCCTGATCGCCGCCGAAGGCAAGGAAGTGCACATTCTCGACTCCATCGAATTGTGCGCACTGGCAGGCGGCCAGCTGGAAAGCTGACCGAGCGGTTGACTTTCCGGTCATCGAAAACGGGCTCGCCAATCGGCGGGCCCGTTATACTTTGGCCTCTGCAAAAACCGCATCAGGTGCACATCCAGCATGATCCTCAACCAACTCGACCTGAAGTCCGTGATCCGTGCCGTTCCCGACTTTCCCAAGCCCGGCGTCATGTTCCGCGACATCACCCCGCTGTTCCAGTCGCCGCGAGCCCTGCGCTTCGTCGCCGATAGCTTCATCCAGCGCTACGTCGAGGCCGACTTCACCCACATCGGCGCCATGGATGCGCGCGGCTTCCTGATCGGGTCGATCATCGCCTACGAGCTGAACAAGCCCCTGGTGCTGTTCCGCAAGCGCGGCAAGCTGCCGGCGGACGTGCTGGCCCAGGCCTACGAGACCGAGTACGGCGAAGCCCTGCTGGAAGTCCACGCTGATAGCCTGTGCGAAGGCGACAGCGTGCTGATCTTCGATGACCTGATCGCCACTGGCGGTACCCTGCTGGCCGCCGCGCAACTGGTACGCCGCATGGGCGCCAGCGTGTTCGAGGCCGCTGCGATTATCGACCTGCCGGAGCTGGGCGGCTCGACCAAGCTCAACGATGCGCAGATCCCCACCTATAGCCTGACGGCCTTCGCCCTCGACGAGGCCTGATCGGTACTGTTCCCGACACGGGCGCTTCGGCGCCCGTTTTCGTTTCTGGCGTTCGTACAGGCGCCCCATCCAATGGCTGGTCGTAGCCCGTTTGGCCTGATCCGACCCGGCCGCGGCCACATATGACCTGGCGATTGTCCTACAAGACTCCGAACATGACATCAACCGATGACACATTCGAACGTGACATCGCGAACTAACGACAGGGCTTGCCTGGGTCAGCGCACCTGCCACGCGCTACCCGCCCGCACAACAACAAGGAGTTAGTCATGAACGCCAGTACCACGCCGATCCGCGCCAACTTCCCGGTCCGCCGCATGGATTTCACCTTCAGTGAAACGCCGAAATACTGGTGGGACGGTCAGCCCTTCATGACCCACTTCATGAACAACCTGTCCTCGCTGTTCCCCTACGGCGAGAAGTTCTTCGTCGACAGCGTGCGCGCGGTGCGCGAGCGCATCCAGGACCCGCAACTGCAGAAGGACGTCAGCGCCTTCATCGGCCAGGAGGCCATGCACTCCAAGGAGCACGCGGCCTACAACGAGTACGCCGACGAACACGGCATCGACCTGGAGACCCTGGAGCTGCGCATCAAGGTGCTGCTCGAATCTATCAGCAAGGTCACCACCAAGAAGCACCAACTAGCGATCACCTGTGCCCTGGAACACTTCACCGCGACCATGGCCGAGCAACTGCTCAAGCGTGAAGACCTGAGCAGCCAGATGAAGTCGGACAAGATGTACAAGCTGTGGATGTGGCATGCCGTCGAGGAGAACGAGCACAAGGCGGTGGCCTACGATGTCTACCAGCAGGTCTACGGCGGCTACTTCACCCGCACCGCGGTGATGCTGCTGACCACCGTGATCTTCCTCAGCGTCATCGCCGGCTTCCAGATCAACCTGCTGCGCCGCGACGGCCAGCTGTTCAACTGGCGCAGCTGGAAGCACGGCCTGGGCGTGCTGCTGCACCCGCGCCGCGGCTACTTCGTCAACCTGATCCGTCCCTGGCTGGATTACTTCCGCCCCGGCTTCCACCCCTTCGACCACGACACCAAGGCGCTGGAAACCCGCTGGAAAGAGACGCTGGATTTCGCCGGCTGACACCGTTCCGGCACGAAAGAAAACGCCAGGCATAGCCTGGCGCTCTCCATTGCCCCACGACTCCCCCGGCGGCGCTTTTTCGTAGGAGCGGAGCTTCTCCGCGAAGTCCTCCACCGCTGACTGGTGTCGCGGAGAAGCTCCGCTCCTACAGAATCCGCCCCTGGCTGGACTACTTCCGCTCCGGCTTCCACCCCTTCGACCACGACACCAAGGCGCTGGAAAACCGCTGGAAAGAGACGCTGGATTTCGCCGGCTGACCTTTACGCTCCAACGAAAACGCCAGGCATAGCCTGGCGTTCTTCATTGCCCCACGATTCCCCGGCGGCGCTTTTCGTAGGAGCGGAGCTTCTCCGCGAAGTCCTCCACCGCTGATGGTTGTCGCGGAGAAGCTCCGCTCCTACAGAACCTGAGGTCCCGTGCGCAGGGGTCAGCCTTCTGGCCGACGCGGTAGATCATCGACGGTGTCGAACCACGACAGCTGCGACGAGCACCACACATGGCACTGCGGCTCGATCAGTTCCGGTTGGTCCAGGGTCACCGAACTCAAGCTCACGGTCTCGCCATCGCGCAAACGAAATTCCAGGGGCGTACCGCACTTCACGCAGAAGCGCCGCTCCCCCTCCTCGCTCGAACGCCACAGGCCCAGTTCACCGGAAAGGTAGGCAAAACCCGTCAGCGGAAACATGGCCCAGGCCACAGCCGGCGCGGCGCTGGACTTCTGGCAGATACGGCAGTGGCAATAACCGGTTTCCTCCGGCTCGGCGTCCACCCGATAGCGCACCGCGCCGCAGGCGCAGCCGCCGAACAGGGGCAAGGGTAGCATGGCAATCTCCCGCAATCAGCAAAGACTCACAGCCTAGCCAGCATGCCGAAGGTCTGCAGCACCGCCACGCCCGTAAAGAGCAACAGGATTTGTCGTTCCGCCAGGACGCAGACCTCCTCACGCAACGCCGGCGGGCGCTCCAGATAGTCCAGCGACTGCTGGAACAACTGCCGGCTGATCAGTCGCGACAGTTGGTCCAGTTCGCCCGCATCGACGTCCGGCAGCAGGTGGAACTGGCGGATGTCCTCGGCCATGTCCTCGCCGAACTCGTCCATCACCCGCGCCAGCGCCTCGCGCAGCACCGGGGACGGCCCGTGCAGTTCGCGCACGCCGATGATGAAGGCCTGCGGGTTGCGCTCGACGAAATCGAAGAACAGCCGCACCGTCTCGCGCGTTACCCGCTGGCCGCGTTCCAGATCGAGGCCAAAGGGGACATTTCCGGCACCTGCTCCGGGCTGCGCGCGCTCGGCGGCCTCGCGGCGCAGGTCGCGCAGCGGTTGGCGCAACTGGGTGGCGATGTCGCGGATGATCGCCAGGCCCAGGTCATCCACGTCGCCGAAGTGCCGGTAGAAGGTGTTCGGGTTCAGTCCCGCTTCCCGCGCCAGCTCCCGCAGCCCCAGGCTGCTCAGGCTGCGTCGGCTGGCCGCCAGGCGCAGCGCCGCATCGATCAGCGCGCGCTTGCCGGCGGCCTCCGCAGGTCGTTCTTCCTGTCCGATTTCCATGAGTTTCGTGCCCGACCCCACCGAAGGTTGGTTGTTGCGCTGGTATACAGATGTCTACATTCCTATCACGTAGACAGTTGTATACGCCAGCAACAATCATAACAGGAGCTTGGCAATGGGTACCCAACCAAAGACTGCCCCCCGACACTGCAAAGTCGCCATCATCGGCACCGGGTTTTCCGGGCTGGGCATGGCGATCCGCCTGAAGCAGGAAGGCGAGAACGATTTCCTGCTGTTCGAAAAGGACGCCGGCGTCGGCGGTACCTGGCGGGTCAACAACTACCCGGGCTGCGCCTGCGACGTGCAATCCCACGTCTACTCCTTCTCCTTCGAACCGAACCCGGACTGGACGCGCATGTTCGCCCGCCAGCCGGAGATCCGCGCCTACCTGGAGAACTGCTGGAAGAAGTACCGTCTGGAAGACAAGACGCTGCTGAACACCGAGATGGCGCGCTTCGAGTGGAACGACGAGCAGCAGCTCTGGCACCTGTTCGACGCCGCCGGCAACCACTACACCGCCAAGGCGGTGGTGTCGGGCATGGGGGCGCTGTCGATCCCGTCGATCCCGGCGCTCAAGGGCCTGGAGAACTTCCAGGGCAAGGCCTTCCACTCGCAGCAGTGGGACCACGACTACGACCTCAAGGGCAAGCGCGTCGCGGTGATCGGCACTGGCGCCTCGGCCATCCAGTTCGTCCCGGAAATCCAGCCGCTGGTAGCCAAGCTCGACCTCTACCAGCGCACCGCGCCGTGGATCCTGCCTAAGCCGGATCGCGCCATCAGCGAAAAGGAACGCGCGCGCTTCCGCCACTTCCCGGCCGTGCAGAAACTCTGGCGCGGCGCGCTCTACAGCATGCTCGAAGGCCGTGTGCTGGGCTTCACCTTCGCGCCCTGGGCGATGAAGTTGGTGGGCAGGCTTGCCGAGCGCTTCATCCGCCAGCAGGTCAAGGACCCGGACCTGCGCCGCAAGCTGACCCCGGACTACACCATCGGCTGCAAGCGCGTGCTCATGTCGCACAACTACTACCCGGCGCTGGCGGCCTCCAACTCCTCGGTGATTGTCGACGGCATCCGCGAGATCAAGGCGAGCAGCATCATCACCGCCGACGGCCGCGAGCGGCAGGTGGACGCCATCATCTTCGGCACCGGCTTTACCGCCAACGACCCGATCCCGCGCGGCGTGGTGTTCGGCAAGGATGGCGTGGACCTGCTCGACACCTGGCAGAACGGCCCGGAAGCCTATAAGGGCACCGTGACCCGCGGCTTCCCCAACCTGTTCTTCCTGATGGGCCCGAACACCGGCCTGGGCCACAACTCCATGGTCTACATGATCGAATCGCAGATTGCCTACGTGCTGGGTGCCATCAAACTGATGGACCGCCGCGAGCTGCAAAGCGTCGAAGTCAAGCAAGAGGTACAGGAGCGCTGGAACGAGAAGCTGCAGCGCGGCCTCAACCATAGCGTCTGGAACACTGGCGGCTGCAAGAGCTGGTACCTGCACCCGGTGAGCGGGCGTAACTGCACCCTGTGGCCGGGCTTCACCTGGCGCTTCCGCGCGCTGACCAGCCAATTCGATCCCAGCGCCTATCATTTGAAGTCCAGGCCGCTGTCCAGCCCTGTCGTCCAACCCCAACGCCACGCAGAAGAGGTGCCGGCATGAAGAACTTCGAGAATAAAGTTGCCGCCATCACCGGCGCAGGCTCGGGCATCGGTCGCGCCCTCGCTATCGAACTGGCCTCCCGCGGCTGCCACCTGGCCCTGGCGGATGTGAATGCCGCGGGCCTCGAAGAAACCCGCCAACTGCTCTCCTCCACCGGCGTGCGCGTGTCCATCGACACCGTGAACGTCGCCGACCGCGAGCAGGTCCACGCCTGGGCCGACAAGACCGCCCGCGAGCACGGCAAGGTCAACCTGGTGTTCAACAACGCTGGCGTCGCCCACGCCGGCACCGTGGAAGCCAGCGACTACGAAGAATACGAGTGGATCACCAACATCAACTTCTGGGGTGTGGTCTACGGCACCAAGGCCTTCCTGCCCCATCTCAAGGCATCGGGCGACGGCCATGTGGTCAACGTTTCCAGCGTGTTCGGGCTGTTCTCCCAGCCGGGCATGAGTGCCTACAACGCCACCAAGTTCGCCGTGCGCGGCTTCACCGAATCGCTGCGCCAGGAGCTGGACATGGAGCGCGCAGGCGTCTCGGCCAGCTGCGTGCACCCCGGCGGGATCAAGACCAACATCGCCAAGACCGCGCGGATGAACGACAGCATGGTCAAGGTCACCGGACAGAACGCCGAGCAGGCCCGCACCCAGTTCAACGACCAGTTGCTGCGCACCACCCCGCAGAAGGCCGCGCAGGTGATCATTCGCGGCGTGGAGCGTGATTCGCGGCGCATCCTGATCGGCCCGGACGCCCACGCCATCGACGTGATGCTGCGCCTGCTGCCGGTCTGGTACCAGAAGGTGGTCACCGGCAGCATGAAACTGGCCAAGCGCTTCGCGCCCAAGCCCAAGCGCAAGTCCGGCGCCGAGGGCGTCGAAGCCAAGTAACGCTGCCTTACCAAGAGTCCCTTTTTCCCTGTCGGGCCGGCGCCCATCCCCTTTACCCCCGGATGGGCGCCGTTTTTTTGCTGGTCTTTCCTGAATCAGCGACGAATAGCCACCACTTCCAGGTATTCACTGGGAATCACCAGCGACGCCGAACCCGCGCGGTTGCTGCGCTCCAGCAGTTGCGTGAGGTCGCGCTCCAGCCTCGCGGCGTCGGCCTCCGGCAGGTTGGCGAAGGCCTTGTGTACCGGGCCGTACCAGTTGCGGAACACCTCGATGAAATGCGCCGCCGAGCGATAACGGAAGTTGAAGGTCTGGCGGGTCGCGCGCAGCTCACTGATCGAATCGCCGAACAGCTCGTGCAGGTATTCCTCACATCCCCAGCCCGATGGCGGGCGCACGCCCGGCGCAGGAGGGATGTAACCCGACAGCACCTTGAACACCTGGCCGATGAAGCCTTCCGGCGTCCAGTTGGCCAGGCCGATGCGTCCGCCGGAGCGGCAGACGCGCGCCAGCTCGCTCGCCGCCCTGGGCTGGTCCGGGGTGAACATCACGCCAAAGGTCGAGACGACGGCATCGAAACTCCCCGCCTCGAAGGGCAGCGCTTCGGCATCGGCCTCGCGGAACGCCACGGCCAGGTGTTCGGCACGGGCACGCTCGGCGCCCAGCTCCAGCAGGCGTGGCACGTAATCGGTGGACATCACCCGGCAACCGCGCCGCGCGGCGGCCAGCGTGGCATTGCCGTTGCCGGCGGCGACGTCCAGCACGCGTTCGTCGCAAAGCAGGTCGCAGGCCTCGGCCAGCCGCTCGCCAACGATCTGCAGGGTGGTGCCGATCACGGCGTAGTCGCCGCTGGCCCAGGTGGCCATCTGGCGTTGTTTCAGGGCATTGAAGTCGACAGGGGCATTCATCGTGTTGTTCTCCAGGCGCGGCGCGCCTTATTCGGCAGTGGTCGGATCGAGGGTGGTGACGACCTGCGACACCCGGTTGGCCGGGAAGCCGCCCAGACGGGCATGCTCGTGCACGGCGGCTGCGTCGGGGGCGATGTACAGGCAATAGATTCGGTCACCGACCACGTGGCTATGCAGCCACTGCACCTGGGGACTCAATTGGCTCAGAACCTGGCAGGACTTCTGCGCGATGGCCTTGAAATCGCGCTCGGACAGGGCTCCGACGCCGGGGATATCGCGCTCTATTACGAACTTCGGCATGACACTCTCCATAGGGGGGAAGGTGCGGGTACCGCGACATCCCGCACCGTCATGCTGCTCCCGGTGCCCATTGGCGTCCTGCTCCAGCGTCGGCCTTCCCTGCCCGATCGTCCGGCCATCGCGTGCCGCCTCGCTTTCGCGCGCAGAATTCGAGAAATGCCCGCCCGGAGGGATCGGCCATGAGCTCGGAAACCATCCTCGCCGCCCAGCAGCGCCTGGAACAACTGGTGCGACAGCGGCCCAGCGTTGCGCTGGTGCAGGAAACGCCCGCCATCGCCCAGTGGGAAGGCGCGGGCAAGACCAGTACGCGGAATCCGGAAGGCAACGCCATCCTCACCGACCTGCCGCGTGAACTGGGCGGCGACGGCGAGCGCGTCAGCCCCGGCTGGCTGCTGCGCGCCGCCATGGCCTCCTGCGCGGTGACTCGCATCGCCATGCTGGCCAACGAGACTGGCATCGCGTTGCAGAAGCTGGAAGCCGAGGTCGGCTCCGTTACCGACGTGCACGGCCTGCTCGGACTCAGCCGCGAAGACGGCAAAACCGTCTCCCCAGGCCCCGCGCAAGCTCACCTGCGCGTACGCATCGCTGCCACGGAGGTACCGGCGGAACAGCTGCGCGAACTGGTTGCCGAAGCCATCCGCCTGTCGCCCATGGTCGCGGCGTTTCGCGATGCCGTACCGGTCCAGCTGGACGTCGATACCGGTCCGGCCTGATGGATGCCCTCTCCGAAACCCTGCGCGTGGTGCGATTGGTCGGCGCCATCTTCATCAATGCGCGCTTCACCGCACCCTGGTGCTATCAGTCGCCACGCGCCGATTCGGTAGTCAACCTGCTGGAACCGGGCGCGGAACAGGTGGTGATCTTCCACCTGATCACCGAGGGCGAGTGCTTCGTCGAAATGGGCAAGACCGAGCCAGTCAGACTGGTGGCCGGTGACGCGGTGATCTTTCCCCAGGGCCACGCTCACCGGATGACTTCGCAGCCCGGCGTACCGCCCGCCACCGGCGCGCGACTGGATACGGTACTGGCACGCCGGCCGCGCCAGTTGGCCTACGGAGGTGGAGGTGCGACAACACGCCTGGTTTGCGGCTACCTGGCGTGCGACGCACGCCTGGCGCGGCTGCTGCTGGCGGGATTGCCGGCGCTGGTGAAGGTCAATGTACGGGGTTCTGCCGCTGGCGCCTGGCTGGAATCCTCAGTGCGCTACGCGCTGGCCGAGGCACGCTCACCCCGTCCGGGCGGTGCCGGGGTGCTCGCCAAGCTGGCGGAAGTGTTGTTCATCGAAGTGCTGCGCCTGTACATGGAGGAACAGGGCGAAGGCCGCAGCGGCTGGCTGGCCGGGCTGCACGACCGCATCGTCGGCAGCGCCCTCGGCGCCTTGCACAAGTCGCCCGCCCATGCCTGGAGCCTGGAGGAACTGGCCCGCTGCGCCGGCACGTCGCGCTCGGTGCTCGCCGAGCGCTTCCAGTGCCTGGTCGGCTGCCCGCCCATGCAGTACCTCACCCAGTGGCGCATGCTGCTGGCCGCCAACCTGCTGCGCGGCAGCAACGCCCCGCTGGCGCGCATCGCCGAGGATGTCGGCTACCAGACGGACACGGCCTTCAGCCGCGCCTTCCGTCGTGAATACGGCTGCCCACCGGCGGCGTGGCGGCGCAGCCAGTCGGCCAGCGCCCGCCTCACGTTGTAGGGGAAATGCGCAGGGAAGTTCCAGATTCAGAGCCCCATCTGCTTGGCGATGATCTCATTCATGATCTCCCGCGTGCCGCCGCCGATGGAGAGGATGCGGTTGTCGCGATACAGCCTCTCCACCAGGCTCTCGCGCATGTAGCCCATGCCCCCCAGCACCTGCACCGCGTCGTAGGTCACCCGGTCGGCGACGTCGGTGGCGAAGTTCTTGGCCATCGAGATTTCCTTGATCACGCTCTTGCCGACGGCCATCTTCGCGGCTTGCCGATAGGTGAACTCGCGGGAAACTTCGACCTGCGTGGCCATCTCCGCGAGCCGATGCTTGAGCACCTGGAACTTGCCGATCGGCTTGCCGAAGGCCTCGCGTTCGCGACACCAGGCCAGGGCTTCGTCCAGCGCCAGCTGCGCGGTCATGTTGGCCATGATCGCCAGGGCCAGGCGCTCGCTCTGGAAGTTCGCCATGATGCAGGCGAAGCCCATGTTCTCGGCACCGATCAGGTTCTCCAGCGGCACCTTGCAGTCATCGAAGAACAGCTCGGCAGTGTCGGACGCCCACCAGCCCATCTTCTTCAGCTTGCGGCTCACGGTGAATCCCGGAGTCCCCTTCTCCACCAGCAGCAGGCTGACGCCGCCGAAACCATCACCACCGGTGCGCACGGCCACCGTGTAGTAGTCGGCACGCACGCCGCTGGTGATGAAGGTCTTGCTGCCGCTCACGCGGTAATGGTCGCCATCGCGTACGGCGCGGGTCTTCAGGCTGGCGACGTCGGAGCCGCCAGACGGCTCGGTGACCGCCAGCGCCATGATCTTCTCGCCGGCCAACACCTGCGGCGCTATGCGTTCGCGCAACTCCGGGCGTCCCCACTTGATCAGCGGCGGCAGGCCGATATCCAGCGAACCCAGTCCCGCCACGAGGCCACCGGAGCCGCAGCGCATCAGCTCCTCGCTGGCCGCCACCTTGGCGAACAGGTCGCCCTCATGGCTACCACCCAGGGCCTCCGGGTAGCCGATGCCGAGGATGCCGGCCTCGCCCGCCTTGCGGTACAGCTCGCGGGGAAACTCCTCGGCCTCTTCCCAGTCGGCGACGTGGGGCAGGATTTCCCGTTCGACGAAGCGTCGCACGCTATCTCGGACCAGGCGGTGGCTGTCATCGAAGTATTCGGTGAACACGGACATGGCAAGGCTCCAGACGATTTGCCTGAAAACTTACCGAGCGCTTGCTTGGTTTACAAGGCGAGACACCCGCCATCGGCTAGGACAGATGCGCCGCCCCGAAGCGCTCGCGGTACAGGGAAGGCGCCACACCTGCCGCACCACGGAAGGCATTGCGGAAGCTTTCCACCGTACCGAAGCCGCATTGCTCGGCGATTCGCTCGATACTGTCGGTGCTGCTTTCC includes these proteins:
- a CDS encoding AraC family transcriptional regulator translates to MDALSETLRVVRLVGAIFINARFTAPWCYQSPRADSVVNLLEPGAEQVVIFHLITEGECFVEMGKTEPVRLVAGDAVIFPQGHAHRMTSQPGVPPATGARLDTVLARRPRQLAYGGGGATTRLVCGYLACDARLARLLLAGLPALVKVNVRGSAAGAWLESSVRYALAEARSPRPGGAGVLAKLAEVLFIEVLRLYMEEQGEGRSGWLAGLHDRIVGSALGALHKSPAHAWSLEELARCAGTSRSVLAERFQCLVGCPPMQYLTQWRMLLAANLLRGSNAPLARIAEDVGYQTDTAFSRAFRREYGCPPAAWRRSQSASARLTL
- a CDS encoding acyl-CoA dehydrogenase family protein, translating into MSVFTEYFDDSHRLVRDSVRRFVEREILPHVADWEEAEEFPRELYRKAGEAGILGIGYPEALGGSHEGDLFAKVAASEELMRCGSGGLVAGLGSLDIGLPPLIKWGRPELRERIAPQVLAGEKIMALAVTEPSGGSDVASLKTRAVRDGDHYRVSGSKTFITSGVRADYYTVAVRTGGDGFGGVSLLLVEKGTPGFTVSRKLKKMGWWASDTAELFFDDCKVPLENLIGAENMGFACIMANFQSERLALAIMANMTAQLALDEALAWCREREAFGKPIGKFQVLKHRLAEMATQVEVSREFTYRQAAKMAVGKSVIKEISMAKNFATDVADRVTYDAVQVLGGMGYMRESLVERLYRDNRILSIGGGTREIMNEIIAKQMGL